Proteins encoded by one window of Tunturibacter psychrotolerans:
- a CDS encoding DPP IV N-terminal domain-containing protein, producing MPRFLRSALLLYLSAVTTLAQTPAATDPGIRTIPDANKNLTGRAPHGIDWSPDGKLLTFIVDEPEATTPGKAGDIVQIDAATGRVSVLATAEQLSKLTSAAVNEKDADHRSRYGMSAYIWAADSKHLLIDNGGHLWLYDIAAGTGTLIVDTHEGSGDDPKFSPDAANVSYLHDHNLYIHPVSATGKETALTHDTTDTLLNGEVDWVYLEELDVRSNYFWSPDSKSIAYLQMNEAKVPQYPITDWIPTHATIDNQRYPQPGDPNPAVRVGIVSTKGGKTKFIEVPFSPNNDYIPRFGWVDANTVYIEVLTRDQQHLNLYFADTKSGKTRLVYTDTDSKYLDFSTDLNILPGGRFVISSWRDGHAHLYLYSFDEHHPLAADATLTRQLTQGDYEVETVDSIDAKSNTVFYASNEGSPLEDNLWSIKLDGTAKQQLTTGRGTHGTSTSPDGVHFTDYYSDATTPPVLSLCTISQTCTPIWKSKPIARATGVTSSIVTVTAADGKTKLYGRLTTPSSTTPATVPLILNPYNGPTPVSSIRNSWSGSQIFNEILAQHGFAVLDIDTRGSGGRGRDFQQAAYRNFGPVQFSDQMAALDQVLTQYPQLDSKRIGWWGWSWGGYFTLYAMTHTDRILAGVAVAPVTDWRNYDSIYTERYLGLPSPNSTPDPNNIYAVDSPITDAAKLKGRILIAQGTGDDNVHMANTIQFIQPLIDAGIPYDLQLFPRKTHSIAGPTARDELFNRILWHFETYLKP from the coding sequence ATGCCTCGCTTCCTGCGTTCCGCCCTTCTGCTCTATCTCTCCGCCGTCACGACTCTCGCCCAAACCCCAGCCGCGACCGACCCAGGTATCCGCACCATCCCCGACGCGAACAAAAATCTCACCGGCCGCGCCCCCCACGGCATCGACTGGAGCCCCGACGGCAAGCTCCTCACCTTCATCGTCGACGAGCCCGAAGCCACCACTCCCGGTAAAGCCGGCGACATCGTCCAGATCGACGCCGCTACCGGCCGCGTCAGCGTCCTCGCCACAGCCGAGCAGCTCAGCAAACTCACGTCCGCAGCCGTCAACGAGAAAGACGCCGACCACCGCTCCCGCTACGGCATGTCCGCCTACATCTGGGCCGCCGACTCCAAACATCTCCTCATCGACAACGGTGGCCACCTCTGGCTCTACGACATCGCCGCCGGCACCGGCACCCTCATCGTCGACACCCACGAGGGCTCCGGCGACGATCCCAAATTTTCCCCCGACGCCGCCAACGTCTCCTACCTTCACGACCACAACCTCTACATCCACCCCGTATCCGCCACCGGCAAAGAGACAGCCCTCACCCACGACACCACCGACACTCTCCTCAATGGAGAAGTCGACTGGGTCTATCTCGAAGAGCTCGACGTCCGCAGCAACTACTTCTGGTCGCCTGACTCCAAATCCATCGCCTACCTCCAGATGAACGAGGCCAAGGTCCCCCAGTACCCCATCACCGACTGGATCCCCACCCACGCCACCATCGACAACCAGCGCTACCCGCAACCCGGCGACCCTAATCCCGCCGTCCGCGTCGGCATCGTCTCCACCAAAGGCGGCAAGACCAAATTCATCGAAGTCCCCTTCAGCCCCAATAACGATTACATCCCCCGCTTCGGCTGGGTCGACGCCAACACTGTCTACATCGAAGTCCTCACTCGCGACCAGCAGCACCTCAACCTCTACTTCGCCGACACCAAATCCGGCAAAACCCGTCTCGTCTACACCGACACCGACTCCAAATACCTCGACTTCAGCACGGACCTCAACATCCTCCCCGGCGGACGCTTCGTCATCAGTAGCTGGCGCGACGGCCACGCCCACCTCTACCTCTACAGCTTTGACGAGCATCATCCCCTCGCCGCCGACGCCACACTCACCCGCCAGCTAACCCAGGGCGACTACGAAGTCGAGACCGTAGACAGCATCGACGCCAAATCCAACACCGTCTTCTACGCCTCCAATGAAGGCTCCCCGCTCGAAGACAATCTCTGGTCCATCAAACTTGACGGCACCGCGAAGCAGCAGCTCACAACCGGCCGGGGCACCCACGGCACCAGCACCTCGCCCGACGGCGTTCATTTCACCGACTACTACAGCGACGCCACAACGCCCCCGGTCCTCAGCCTCTGCACCATCAGCCAAACCTGCACTCCCATCTGGAAGTCCAAACCCATCGCCCGCGCAACCGGCGTCACCAGCTCCATCGTCACCGTCACCGCCGCCGACGGAAAGACCAAACTCTACGGCCGCCTCACCACGCCATCCTCAACCACCCCGGCAACAGTCCCCCTAATCCTCAACCCGTACAACGGACCCACCCCGGTCAGCAGCATCCGCAACTCATGGAGCGGATCCCAGATCTTCAACGAGATCCTCGCCCAACACGGCTTCGCAGTCCTCGACATCGACACCCGCGGCAGCGGCGGTCGTGGACGCGACTTCCAGCAAGCCGCCTACCGCAACTTCGGCCCCGTCCAGTTCTCCGATCAGATGGCAGCGCTCGATCAGGTCCTCACCCAATATCCGCAGCTCGACTCCAAACGCATCGGCTGGTGGGGGTGGAGCTGGGGCGGCTACTTCACCCTCTACGCCATGACCCACACCGACCGCATCCTCGCAGGCGTAGCCGTGGCCCCCGTCACCGACTGGCGCAACTACGACTCCATCTACACCGAACGCTACCTCGGCCTCCCCTCCCCAAACTCGACGCCAGACCCGAACAACATCTACGCGGTAGACTCGCCCATCACCGACGCCGCCAAACTAAAAGGCCGAATCCTCATCGCGCAGGGCACCGGCGACGACAACGTCCACATGGCCAACACCATTCAATTCATACAACCCCTCATCGACGCCGGAATCCCCTACGACCTCCAGCTCTTCCCGCGCAAAACCCACTCCATCGCAGGCCCCACCGCACGCGACGAGCTCTTCAACCGCATCCTCTGGCACTTCGAAACCTACCTGAAACCCTAA
- a CDS encoding CTP synthase, translating to MSAKYIFVTGGVVSSLGKGLAAASIGCLLEARGIKVNLMKFDPYLNVDPGTMSPFQHGEVFVTDDGAETDLDLGHYERFTHAKLTRDNNLTTGRIYEQIITKERRGDYLGKTVQVIPHVTNEIKNAMRKVAADCEVAIVEIGGTVGDIESLPFLEAIRQMRQDLGRENTCFVHVTLIPWIAAAQELKTKPTQHSVKEMLSIGIQPDILLCRSDRAVPREMRNKIALFCNVEEAAVIAARDVPSIYEVPLTFAAEGVDTLALKYLRIETKAPDLSRWQDIVRRAYNPKDEVSIGIVGKYVEYEDSYKSLKEALVHGALAHNLKLRVTWLEAEGLEVPDYAEQLRNFDGILVPGGFGKRGIEGMLNAIRYAREEAVPYFGICLGMQTACIEYARNVCGLKDANSGEFDPATPYRIIYKLRELTGVEEMGGTMRLGAWDCVMEPDSLAAHAYGKTEISERHRHRYEFNREYEAILTGAGLRLTGTTPDATYVEIVEIPTHPFFLGCQFHPEFKSKPLEPHPLFRDFIAASYQNRLAMQHEVSRSSSMETL from the coding sequence ATGTCTGCAAAGTACATCTTCGTAACTGGCGGAGTCGTGTCTTCGCTCGGCAAGGGTCTCGCCGCAGCCTCGATTGGCTGCCTGCTCGAGGCCCGTGGCATCAAGGTCAATCTCATGAAGTTTGACCCCTATCTCAACGTCGATCCCGGCACCATGTCGCCCTTCCAGCACGGCGAGGTCTTCGTCACCGACGACGGCGCCGAGACCGACCTCGACCTCGGCCACTACGAGCGCTTCACCCACGCCAAGCTCACGCGCGACAACAACCTCACCACCGGCCGCATCTACGAGCAGATCATCACCAAAGAGCGCCGCGGCGACTATCTCGGCAAGACCGTCCAGGTCATCCCCCACGTCACCAACGAGATCAAAAACGCCATGCGCAAAGTCGCGGCGGACTGCGAAGTAGCCATCGTCGAAATCGGCGGCACAGTAGGCGACATCGAATCGCTTCCCTTCCTCGAAGCCATCCGCCAGATGCGCCAGGACCTCGGTCGCGAAAACACCTGCTTCGTCCACGTCACCCTTATCCCCTGGATCGCCGCCGCACAGGAGCTCAAAACCAAGCCCACCCAGCACTCCGTCAAGGAGATGCTCTCCATCGGTATCCAGCCCGACATCCTCCTTTGCCGCTCCGACCGCGCCGTCCCACGCGAGATGCGCAACAAAATCGCCCTCTTCTGCAACGTCGAAGAGGCCGCCGTAATCGCCGCCCGCGACGTCCCCAGCATCTACGAGGTCCCCCTCACCTTCGCCGCCGAAGGCGTAGACACCCTCGCACTCAAATACCTTCGCATCGAAACCAAAGCCCCCGACCTCTCCCGCTGGCAGGACATCGTTCGTCGCGCCTACAACCCCAAAGACGAAGTCTCCATCGGCATCGTAGGCAAATACGTCGAGTACGAAGACTCCTACAAGTCCCTGAAAGAAGCTCTCGTCCACGGCGCCCTGGCCCACAACCTCAAACTTCGCGTCACCTGGCTCGAAGCCGAAGGCCTCGAAGTCCCCGATTACGCCGAACAGCTTCGGAACTTCGACGGCATCCTCGTCCCCGGCGGCTTCGGCAAGCGCGGTATCGAAGGCATGCTCAACGCCATTCGCTACGCCCGCGAAGAGGCAGTTCCCTACTTCGGCATCTGCCTCGGCATGCAGACCGCCTGCATCGAATACGCCCGCAACGTCTGCGGCCTCAAGGACGCCAACTCCGGCGAGTTCGACCCAGCCACCCCTTACCGCATCATCTACAAACTCCGCGAACTCACTGGCGTCGAAGAGATGGGCGGCACCATGCGCCTCGGAGCATGGGACTGCGTCATGGAGCCCGACTCCCTAGCCGCCCACGCCTACGGCAAGACCGAGATCAGCGAACGCCACCGCCACCGTTACGAGTTCAACCGCGAATACGAAGCCATCCTCACCGGCGCCGGCCTCCGCCTCACCGGCACCACGCCTGACGCAACCTACGTCGAGATCGTGGAGATCCCCACGCACCCCTTCTTCCTGGGCTGCCAGTTCCACCCCGAGTTCAAATCCAAGCCACTCGAGCCGCACCCGCTCTTCCGCGACTTCATCGCCGCAAGCTACCAGAACCGCCTCGCCATGCAGCACGAGGTCTCCAGATCCTCCAGCATGGAAACTCTGTAG